The following proteins are encoded in a genomic region of Glycine soja cultivar W05 chromosome 17, ASM419377v2, whole genome shotgun sequence:
- the LOC114392751 gene encoding heat stress transcription factor B-4-like: protein MALLLDNCESILLSLDTHKSVPAPFLTKTYQLVEDPSTDHIVSWGEGDTTFVVWRPPEFARDLLPNYFKHNNFSSFVRQLNTYGFRKIVPDRWEFANEFFKKGAKNLLCEIHRRKTPHQHHQEVQAMNNHHHHYHHHQFGLNVPPFFPFHNSRLSISPPHDSDELIIPNWCDSPPRGVASVNNNNNNNNNYNTVTALSEDNERLRRSNNMLMSEIEHMKKLYNGIIYFVQNHVKPVAPSNNNTFPSFLLCSNNINSNSNNNTSSQPQASPMSNVSTVQRQVKPFLGCYSNNTKQARAVNSSPTNSSITIVEEEASSNSCKTKLFGVSLQSKKRVHPDEYGSNYILQSSQTNNKARLVLENDELLGLNLMPPSTC, encoded by the exons ATGGCTCTTCTACTGGACAACTGTGAAAGCATTTTGTTGTCTTTGGACACACACAAATCGGTTCCTGCACcttttcttacaaaaacatACCAACTTGTAGAGGACCCTTCCACCGACCACATAGTCTCTTGGGGCGAAGGCGACACCACCTTCGTCGTTTGGAGACCCCCCGAATTCGCTAGGGACCTTCTCCCCAACTATTTCAAACACAACAACTTCTCCAGCTTCGTTCGCCAACTCAACACCTAT ggTTTTAGAAAGATTGTGCCTGATAGATGGGAGTTCGCGAATGAGTTCTTCAAGAAAGGAGCGAAGAACTTGCTGTGCGAGATCCACAGAAGGAAAACCCCTCACCAGCATCATCAAGAAGTACAAGCCATGAATAACCATCACCACCactatcatcatcatcagtTTGGACTCAACGTTCCTCCATTCTTTCCCTTCCACAATAGCAGACTCAGTATTTCCCCTCCTCATGACTCGGACGAGTTAATAATACCCAATTGGTGTGACTCGCCACCAAGAGGAGTTGCAAGtgtaaacaacaacaacaacaacaataacaactacAACACTGTCACTGCACTTTCTGAGGACAACGAAAGACTTAGGAGAAGCAACAACATGCTCATGTCGGAGATCGAACACATGAAGAAGCTTTACAACGGCATTATCTACTTCGTTCAGAACCATGTCAAGCCCGTGGCTccaagcaacaacaacactttCCCTTCTTTTCTACTCTGCAGTAATAACATTAATAGcaatagcaacaacaacacatcATCACAACCACAAGCCTCTCCTATGAGCAATGTTTCAACGGTGCAAAGGCAAGTGAAGCCATTTCTGGGGTGTTACTCCAACAACACCAAGCAAGCGCGTGCTGTGAACTCTTCTCCCACTAACAGTTCCATAACCATTGTTGAAGAAGAGGCTAGCAGTAACAGCTGCAAGACGAAGCTTTTTGGTGTGTCTCTCCAATCCAAGAAAAGGGTGCACCCTGATGAGTACGGATCTAACTATATTCTTCAAAGCTCCCAAACGAATAATAAGGCGCGTTTGGTTTTGGAAAATGATGAACTATTAGGCTTGAATCTTATGCCCCCTTCAACTTGTTAA